One Coffea arabica cultivar ET-39 chromosome 5e, Coffea Arabica ET-39 HiFi, whole genome shotgun sequence DNA segment encodes these proteins:
- the LOC113688188 gene encoding pectinesterase 31, which translates to MGSRVLTVAQDGSGDFKTVQEAIGAVPLGNTCRTVIRVSPGVYKQPVYIPKTKNFITLAGFRPEITVLTWHNTASSISHHEGSRVIGTGTFGCGSTIVEGEDFIAENITFENSAPKGSGQAVALRVTADRCAFYNCRFLGWQDTLYLHYGKQYLKDCYIEGSVDFIFGNSTALLEHCHIHCKSAGFITAQSRKSSQETTGYIFLRCVITGNGETAYTCLGRPWGPFGRVVYAYTYMDACIKHCGWDNWGKTENERCACFYEYRCFGPGSCSSKRVTWARDLLEEEAEQFIMHSFIDPDPERPWLAQRMALRIPYSA; encoded by the exons atggggtcgagAGTTCTGACAGTGGCACAAGATGGGAGTGGTGATTTCAAGACGGTGCAGGAGGCCATTGGTGCTGTTCCTTTGGGCAATACTTGTCGAACTGTGATTCGGGTGTCTCCCGGTGTATACAAGCAGCCGGTGTACATACCCAAGACCAAGAACTTCATTACTCTCGCCGGTTTCCGTCCTGAAATTACTGTGCTCACCTGGCACAACACTGCCTCCTCTATTTCACACCATGAG GGATCACGAGTTATCGGAACAGGGACGTTTGGATGTGGAAGTACCATTGTGGAAGGAGAGGACTTTATTGCTGAGAATATCACCTTTGAGAATTCTGCTCCTAAA GGCTCTGGTCAAGCTGTGGCACTTCGAGTGACTGCCGATCGCTGTGCATTTTACAATTGCAGATTCCTTGGCTGGCAG GACACACTGTATCTGCATTATGGGAAGCAATATTTGAAGGATTGCTATATTGAAGGAAGCGTGGACTTCATTTTTGGTAATAGCACAGCTCTTTTGGAGCATTGTCATATTCACTGCAAATCAGCTGGATTTATAACTGCACAAAGCCGAAAATCTTCCCAAGAGACAACTGGCTATATATTCTTAAG GTGTGTCATTACTGGCAATGGCGAGACAGCATACACATGTCTTGGAAGACCGTGGGGACCTTTTGGGAGGGTTGTATATGCATACACTTATATGGATGCTTGCATTAAGCATTGTGGCTGGGATAACTGGGGCAAGACAGAAAATGAAAGATGTGCTTGCTTTTACGAGTACAG GTGTTTTGGGCCAGGTAGTTGCTCCTCCAAACGTGTCACATGGGCTAGGGATCTCTTGGAAGAAGAAGCTGAACAGTTCATAATGCATAGTTTTATCGATCCAGATCCAGAAAGGCCTTGGCTGGCTCAAAGAATGGCTCTACGGATACCCTACTCTGCTTAG
- the LOC140006966 gene encoding uncharacterized mitochondrial protein AtMg00810-like produces MSPHNVDDIILIGDFKEELQVLKQHLVREFEIKELGNLKYFLGIEVARSRKGIAVTQRKYILDLLKETRMLGCKPADIPMDLSKKISAESRSIPVDRGRYQRLVGKLIYLSHMRPDIGFAVSLVSQFMNNPTEEHMKAMNRILRHLKSTLGKGLLFGKSNKREIDIYTLADHAGNLLDKRSTSGYCSYV; encoded by the coding sequence atgagtcctcacaacGTTGATGATATTATTCTTATTGGTGATTTCAAGGAAGAATTACAAGTCTTAAAACAACATCTAGTAAGGGAATTTGAGATTAAGGAGCTTGGTAATCTAAAGTACTTTCTTGGTATAGAAGTAGCAAGGTCAAGAAAAGGTATTGCAGTGACTCAACGAAAATATATATTGGATTTGTTGAAGGAAACAAGGATGCTTGGCTGTAAACCAGCAGATATACCCATGGATTTAAGCAAAAAGATAAGTGCAGAATCAAGAAGCATTCCCGTAGATAGGGGGAGATACCAACGACTTGTTGGTAAGTTAATTTATCTCTCGCACATGCGTCCAGACATTGGATTTGCTGTCAGTTTAGTGAGTCAATTCATGAATAATCCCACAGAAGAGCATATGAAGGCTATGAATAGGATACTAAGACATCTTAAGTCAACACTTGGAAAGGGATTATTATTCGGGAAGAGTAACAAAAGGGAGATTGATATCTACACTCTTGCTGATCATGCAGGGAATCTACTGGATAAACGCTCAACTTCTGGTTATTGTTCATATGTCTAG